A genome region from Lucilia cuprina isolate Lc7/37 chromosome 3, ASM2204524v1, whole genome shotgun sequence includes the following:
- the LOC111677766 gene encoding trypsin-1-like, producing the protein MYVSSLKYVCLIIVCFTLALTEGAKLKGNEVQPRIIGGHVALENYPFVASLLADTVFGRFHSCGGSIINERTVVTAAHCLFYTTASKVKVHVGEKSRAVQKGEVYDVEAIYYHEKWTSATQDYDVGLVRIVGSFTFGPHVQPIKLAGPRYKIRDGSYATVLGWGYTDVEEQTAAEYLMVGHVPIVKQTTCNRQMGGLVTKRMICAGFRSGGVDACQMDSGGPLVANNRLIGIVSWGISCAQPNKPGVYARVSELLPWIENILFKNYNEIL; encoded by the coding sequence ATGTACGTGTCGTCGTTGAAGTACGTTTGTCTAATTATCGTTTGTTTTACGTTGGCACTAACGGAAGGTGCAAAACTTAAAGGAAATGAAGTGCAACCGAGAATTATAGGAGGTCATGTGGCCTTAGAGAATTATCCCTTTGTGGCGTCGCTTTTGGCGGATACTGTATTTGGACGTTTTCATAGTTGCGGTGGTTCTATTATCAATGAACGTACTGTGGTGACAGCTGCTCattgtttgttttatacaaCTGCATCTAAGGTTAAAGTGCATGTGGGTGAAAAATCTCGTGCAGTGCAAAAGGGTGAAGTTTACGATGTTGAGGCGATTTATTATCATGAAAAATGGACTAGTGCCACACAAGATTATGATGTGGGTCTAGTGAGAATAGTGGGTTCATTTACGTTTGGTCCCCATGTACAGCCCATTAAATTAGCTGGTCCCCGTTATAAGATACGAGATGGCAGTTATGCCACTGTTTTGGGCTGGGGTTACACCGATGTTGAAGAACAAACGGCAGCGGAATACCTAATGGTAGGTCACGTACCTATAGTTAAACAAACCACATGTAATCGTCAAATGGGTGGTTTGGTTACAAAACGCATGATATGTGCTGGCTTTAGAAGTGGTGGTGTCGATGCTTGTCAAATGGATTCGGGTGGCCCACTGGTAGCCAACAATAGACTTATTGGTATTGTTTCCTGGGGCATTAGCTGTGCACAACCTAATAAACCGGGTGTTTATGCTCGAGTTTCGGAATTATTGCCGTGGAttgagaatattttatttaagaattacaATGAAATTCTGTAA